In the Desulfuromonas sp. DDH964 genome, CATCGTGCCCCTCCCGCGGCAGCTGGCCCACCACCTGCAGATCAAAAGCAAATCCGACCAGCAGGGGCCGCTCCGTCGCGGTGCAGAAAGTCCTGTCGTAATACCCCTTGCCGTAACCGAGGCGATGCCCGAGAAGATCAAAGGCGACACCGGGAATGACGGCGAGATCGATGGCCGCCAACGGAACCACTGCCCCGGCTGCCGGTTCGAGAACGCCAAAAGCGCCCGGCGCCAGCATGTCGCGCCCTTCGACCCGGTAAAACTCCAGACCGGCGCTGCAGACGCGGGGGAAAACGACACTCTTCCCCTGCTGCCGGGCCACGTCAAAAACGAGATCCGTGAAAACTTCGCCGGCGACGGCACTGTAGAGTGCGACAGATTCCGCCGCCGAAAATTCCGGCCGTGCCAGCAGCCGCTGCTGCACCTGCAGACTGCCGGCGAGGCACACTTCCGCGGCGAGAAGACGCCGCCGATTCAGGACGGTTTGCCGAATGGAGGTTTTGGGCATGGCAGAGACCCCCCGCTGAACCGGGCAATCCCTGTAGGAGAAGCTTCGGATGGAATGGTGAGAGGATCCGGCGCTGCTTTCCGAACTACGTCAGCTCAATTCCTGGCCCTGACCGACCCCGTGCGGCAACGCCAGAGGCGCCCCGCGACCCCTGTTGCCGGTGAGACGGTCCCAGGCGGGTGTCCCGGCCGATACAATCAGTCCCTGCCCGAAAGGCAGGAGGGTCTGGCGAGAGGTTGACAACGAACCTGCGCGAAACGTCGTTCATGGATCCGGATCGAGAAGCTCCCGTAAAGCGGGAGGCGTGTACCATCAGCCAATCTATCTGAAGTCTCCTTACAGAGAACCTGTTGCCTGTATCCTAATTATTCAACTCCCGGGTTTCACCGGAGGCGGCGCAGCACAGGCGGCCTCAATGCGGGCCAGCAACTTCTGCAACCGCTCCTCCGCACCTTCATCACCCCCGGCAGGCGCCTGGCGCCTGGCAGCAAAGAGCTCCCCGGCGACATTGAGCAGTGCGAGAACAACGGCGGTGTAGCTGTCTGCCGTCCGTGCGGCGCTCTGCACCTCGGCGACCCGACGGTCGACGAACTCGGCGATCTGCCGTACCTCAGCGGGGTCAGACTCGCTGCGCAGCGTATATTGCTGGCCGAGAATTGTCACCTGGACACTCTGCTTCAAGGCGCCCTGCGCTCCTTCGCCGGCAGTTTGCCAAGTACCAGGTCAAGCTCGCGCCGAAAGACCTGGCGTTCCTCTTCCAGGCGCGCCTGACGCTCCCGCAGGCGGAGATTTTCCTCCTGCAGGGTCTGCAGCTCATCGAGGAGCTGGTCGACCTTCTCTTCCAGGCGGACAATGACGGTTAAATCCACGGGTTATCTTCTCCAGCGTGGGCCCATACTACGGGAAAGAGAACCGCCTAGTCAAGGCCTTTCCTCGGCCGGAAAGAGCGCCTCGACAAAGAGATCGGGGTCGAAGGGACGCAAATCCTCCACCCCTTCGCCGATCCCTACGAACTGAACCGGCAGCCCCAGCTCGGCACCGATCGCCACGACGATTCCCCCCTTGGCGGTCCCATCGAGCTTGGAGAGCACCAGTCCGGTCACTTCGACCGCATCCCGGAAGAGCCGGGCCTGGGAAAGGGCGTTCTGGCCGGTGGTGGCATCGAGGACGAGCAGTGTTTCATGGGGCGCGCCAGGGATCTCCCGCGCCAGCACCCGGCGAATCTTCTTCAGTTCCTCCATCAGATTGACCTTGGTGTGCAGGCGCCCGGCAGTATCCAGCAGCAGAACATCCGCCTGGCGCGCCAGCGCTGCCTTGGCGGCGTCGAAGGCGACCGCGGCCGGATCACTCCCTTCGGCGTGCCGGATGACATCGACCCCCGAGCGCTCACCCCAGATCGCCAACTGCTCAGCTGCCGCGGCGCGGAAGGTATCGCCGGCGCCGAGGACGACCTTCTTCCCCTGATCGGCATACTGGCGGGCGAGCTTGCCGATGGTGGTGGTCTTGCCGACGCCGTTGACGCCGACCAGCATGATCACCTGGGGTGGCGACGATGGCGCCGCGAGCTTTGCTTTCGGAAAGAGACGCGACCGGATTTCTTCCCGCAAAAACTGGCGGACCTGGCTCGGGTCCCCCTTGCCTTCCCGGGAAATCCGGCTCTCAATGGCGGCAATCAGTTCCTGGCTGGTGCGCACGCCGAAATCGGCCGTCACCAGAATTTCCTCCAGCTCCTCAAAAAGGTCGGCGTCGATGACCTCACGGCCGCGTAGCAGGGTGTCGAGACGGCCGACCACGGAAGCCTGGGTTTTGGCCAGTCCGGCACGCATCCGTTCGAACAGGGTGAGCTCTGGCGCTGGGGCCGGCGCAAGCGGGGCGATTTCCTCCGCCGTGGCGGCCCGGGTCGGTTCGGTGGCGCCGGAGGGTTCCCCCGCCGCCTCTTCCTCCGGTGCGGCTTCGGGTGCTTCCGTGGCCGGCGGCGCAGCAACCGGAGGCTGTGCAGAGCCGGCATCCGGCGTCACCCGGCGGCGCAGACGCCAGACGACGAGGAGCAAGCCGACCACCAGCAGCACGGCGACAACATAAAGAAGAACCAGGGCGACCAGGGGCCGATTGGCTTCGGCCACTCCAATGGCGGCCAGCAGGCCCTGCAGCGGACCGAGTATTCTATCGAGCGAAAGCATCAGGGAACAGGCTCCAGTGCAACCCGCCGCAGGCGGGTCAAGGGGTTTCAGGTTAATCGATCTCGCGGCGCAGCTGTACGACACAACGCCGCATTTCAAAGAGGGCGCGTCCCAGCGCGTCCCCCCGCGCTACGGTCAAGACCAGGAAATATTCCCGCGTGACCGGCATGATCAGGGTCTCGACCCGGGCCGTGGAGACAATGATCTCCTCCAGGTCGGCCCCTTCCAGGCGGGCGACGGCCGAACGCAGATGCTCAAGAATTACCCCCTTATGGGCACCGAGGATCTTCAGCTCATACTCGTCGATGCGGGAGACGTGATCGACCGCTTCCCCCTCCCAATCGACGATGATGGCTCCCTGGGCACCAGGGACGCTATCGACCAATTTTCCCAGCAAGGATTTGAACGGCATCTTTCGACTTTCAGAATTCGTTGATCCGGACCGACACCAGCTTGGACACGCCCGGCTCTTCCATCGTCACGCCATAGAGGGAATCGGCTATTTCCATGGTCCGCTTGTTATGGGTAATGATAATGAATTGCGACATGCCGGCCATCTCACCGACCAGCTCGTTGAAGCGTCCGATATTGGCATCGTCGAGGGGCGCATCGACCTCGTCGAGGATACAGAAGGGGGAGGGCTTGATCAGGAAGATCGAGAAGATCAGGGCCACCGCAGTGAGAGCCTTCTCGCCACCGGAGAGGAGGCTGACATTCTGCAGCTTCTTCCCTGGCGGCTGGACCACGATATCGATGCCGGTTTCGAGCAGGTCCTCTTCGTCCGTCAGCCGCAGTTCCGCCTGACCACCCCGGAAGAGGCGCGGAAAGACCTCGCGGAACTTGGCGTTCACCTGGTCAAAGGTCTCGCGGAAGCGCTTGCGCGTTGTCCGGTTGATGCGGGCAATCGCCGTCTGCAGGCCGTTGAGGGACTCGCGCAAGTCCTCCTGCTGGGTGGTCAGGAAGAGGTGTCGTTCTTCCAACTCCTCGTATTCCTCGATGGCAGTGAGGTTGACCTCGCCCATCTCGTCGATCAGCCGCCGCAACTCTTCGAGGCGACGCTCACCCGCGGCGACATCCTCCCCTTGCGGCTCGGCAGGCGGCAGAGTGCCGAGATCGACCCGGTAGCGGTCGAGGATCGTCTGCCGCAAATGCTCCGCCTCCAGCTGCAATTCACGCCCCGCCAGCTGCAGCCCGCCCAACTCGTCGCGGGCCTGACTGACCCGGCCGCGCAGGGCACGCAGTTCCTCCTCCCGCAGCAGAATTCCGGCGCCGAACTCCTCGAACCCGTCGCGGCGCTGGTCGAGCCCCTCCTTCTCCTCCTCACGCCTCTGGTAAAGCAGGTCGAGCTCAATCCGGGCGCGCTCGATCGTCTCCCGCAGGGTCTGCTGCTCCTGCTCCCCCTCCCCCTGGCGCGCGAGGATCAGCGCCCGGCGTCCCTGCAGTTCACTGCGCAGCCGGGCGAGGCGTTCGATGCCACTGCGGCTTCCCTCTTCGCGTTCCCGCAGACTGACCACCGTCATCTTCAGCGCGGTTACCTGTTCCCGGGCGGCCTCGCTCTGCCGCCGCAGCGCCAACAGCTCCTCCTGGAGCCGTCCGACCCGCTCCTCGGCCGCGAGTTTACCGGCCTCCAGTTCAAGGCGTCCCTGGGCGGCTGTGCCGAGCAGGCGTTGCAGCTCCTCATGCTCCTCATGGAGCTGCGCCTCCTCCAGGCTCAACACTTCGAGCCGTTCCTCGAAGCGATCGAGCTCACCGCGCAGCCGCACCAGGTCCTTTTCACTATCGACAAGCTTGAGTTCCTTGCGGTGCAGGGCAGCCTCGAGCTCGCGCAACTGCTCATCGCTCGCGGTCATGGCCTGGCGCAGGTCATCCCGCTCCCGTTGCAGGCCTTCCACCTGGCGACTGAATGCGGCGACCTGCCCGGCCAACTCCTTCATCTCGCGTTTTTTATGCAGCAGCCCCTGGTCGAGGGCGGTGCGCGCGCCGCCGGTCAATTCGCCGCGCGCGGTCAACACCTCTCCCGCTGCTGTCACCAGGGTCGTCCCTTCCGGAAGTCCGCCGTGGAGAAAGGGCTCCAGGTCGGGGACGACCCAGATTCCCTGCAGCAGGCTGCCAACCAGGGGAGCGAAATCCGGTCGCAACGTCACCAGGGAATCGAGGGGCTGCCCGCCAGGTACCGCTCCCGTCGCCGCCGGAGAAAAACCGGGGAGAAGAAAACTGCAGCGGCTGTCCGCCGCCCGCAAGCGGTCGAAGGCCGCTGCCACTTCCGTGGTCCGGGGGGCCAGGATGGTCTGCAACCGCTCCCCGAGCACCGCCTCGACCGCCGCTTCGTAACCGGCGGCAACCTCCAGGGCATCGGCGACCATGCCGGCGAAGGATTGCCGCAGCTCGTCATCGCCGAGGACCAGGCGCACGCCACGGCCGTATCCTTCCAGGTTCTGCTCCAGTTGTTGCAGGGACTCGAGCCGGGATCGGGCCCGGTTATGCTCCTCGCGCCGAACCAGCAGAGTCGCCTCATTCTCCTCGCTGCGCCGCCGCTGCGCAAGCAGCGCTTCCCGGCACTCTTCCCGCTCGGCGAGTAGCGCCTCGCGCCGTTGCCGGAAGCTGTCCAGGGACCCTTCCAGCGCTTCGCATTGGCGCCGGATTTCTTCCATCTGCTCACGGACACCGATGACCTCGGCCCGGCTTCGACCGCTGCGCTGGTCGAGACCGGCCAGGCGGCGTTCGGCGTCCTCCTGCTGGGAGGAGTACCGGGTCAGGTCGGTGAGGAGTCGGTAAAGAGCGGCCCGCGCTTCTTCGAGCAGCTGCTGGCGCTCGTTTTCCTCGGCCACCGAACGGGCGAGGTCTTGCTCGGCAAGCTGGAGGCGCCCGGCCTCGCGCGCCAGGTCGGCACCAAGCTGCCCCTGACTGCCGCGAAGGGTCGCCTCTTCCTGATCGAGCTCTTCGAGGCGGCGGGCGACATCGGCGAGTTCTCCCGCCAGTCGCTCATGCTGCAGGGTCTGGTTGCGGATCTGGTTGTCGGCCAGCTCGATGCGGGACTCGGTCTTCTGTAACTCGCTGCTGAGGTGAAAGACCCGCTCCTGGACGGCGGCCAGCTCTTTTTCCCGCGCCAGTTGTTGCAGACGCGCCTCGTCCAGCGCCAGCTCTTCCCCCTGCTGCTGGGCTTCGAGGGCCGCCAGCCGCTGTTGCAGAGCGACCTCGCGGCTGCCATCCGCGGCCAGGGCGGCTTGCAACTGGCGGTAACGGCCGGCAGCAAAACGGGTCTCGATGCCGCGCAACTCCTCCCGGTATTCCCGAAAGCGCTCCGCCTTGCGGGCCTGGCGCTTGAGGCTGCTGGTCTGGCGGCGGACCTCGGCGATGATGTCGCTGAGGCGCACCAGGTTCTGGCGGGTGGCATCAATCTTGCGCAACGCCGCCTTCTTGCGCGACTTGAATTTGGTCACTCCGGCCGCTTCTTCGATCAGCGAACGCCGGTCCTCCGGTTTGGCACTGAGGATCTGCCCGATCTTCCCCTGCTCGATGATCGAATAGGTGCGGGCGCCGACCCCGGTATCCATGAAGAGTTCACTGATATCGAGAAGCCGGCAGGGGGTCTTGTTGATAAGGTATTCGCTGTCGCCGTTGCGATAAAGGCGGCGGGTCACCATGATTTCCGCGTAGTCGCGAAAGGCCGGGGGGCCGATACCGTCTTCATTGGCAAAGGTCATCGACACTTCGGCCATGCCGTGCGGCTTGCGGGATTCACTGCCGCCGAAGATCACATCTTCCATGGCGCGGCCACGCAGGTTTTTCGCGTTCTGCTCCCCCATCACCCAGCGGATGGCATCGACGATATTGCTCTTGCCGCAACCGTTGGGGCCAACGATACCGGCCACGCCGGCTTGAAAGTCGAGGCTGACCCGGTCGACGAAGGACTTGAATCCGATTATTTCGACCCGTTTGATTTTCATTTGGGAGAACGTCGACCGCCTGCAGAGAGTGGGGTCCGCCTGGACCGGGGTGGCGCGCCATGTTAGCAAGCCATCCCGATCCTGTAAAGGGCCTTGCCCGGTGCTTTTTACCTGCCGAAACTACCCGCCTTCCGGCTTGCCTGCATCGGCAGCGAGGGGTATGATGAGGCGCGATGATCGACCTTACCGTCCATGAGGATGAAAACGGCATTTCCGTCGGCGCCTGGCTGCAGCAGCGCCTGCCCGGAATTCCCTCCGGCTACCTGCGCCAACTGCTGCGCCGCGGCGAAATCCGGGTTGCCGGGCGAGCGCTCGCCGCGGATGCCTCCCTGCGACCGGGGGACGCCATCGCACTCCCGGAGAACCGCCGGCTCCAGGAGCTGCTTGCCGGCATCCTGCCGCCGCTCACCATCCTGGTCGAGACCCGGGAGGCGCTGATCGTCGCCAAACCGGCAGGAGTGGCCGTCCACCGCGGGGTCGGCCACGAAACGGATCATCTCGGCCTGCGGGTTGAGCAGCTCCTGCGCCAGCGGCGTCAGACTTTTCGCACCGCACCGGTCCACCGCCTCGATGCGGCAACCTCCGGCCCGGTCCTGTTCGGCAAGGGACGCCAGGCGATTGCCGCTTTCGGCGGCGTCTTCATGAACGGGCCGACCAGCAAGCGTTACCTGGCCCTGGTGGCCGGGAGGACCCCGACCGAAGGGACCCTCGACTCGCCGGTACCGGTCAGGGGACGTGATTACGCGGCAACAACCCGATTCCGATGCCTCGCCGGCAATGGCAACCTCTCCCTGCTCGAACTGCAGCTATTGACCGGCCGCCGTCACCAGTTGCGCCGCCAACTGGCAGACGCTGGGCACCCGATTGCCGGCGATGAGCGCTACCGGGGAGGAGCACTGCCAGGCCTTGGCCGCCTCTTCCTCCATTGCCGGCAGCTGGTCGTGGCCAACCCCTTCGGCGAAGAGCCGCTGGTGGCCGAACTCGCCCTCCCCGGCGACCTGGCGCAGCTGCTCGACAGGCTCGGGCTGCAGCTGCC is a window encoding:
- a CDS encoding RluA family pseudouridine synthase, with product MIDLTVHEDENGISVGAWLQQRLPGIPSGYLRQLLRRGEIRVAGRALAADASLRPGDAIALPENRRLQELLAGILPPLTILVETREALIVAKPAGVAVHRGVGHETDHLGLRVEQLLRQRRQTFRTAPVHRLDAATSGPVLFGKGRQAIAAFGGVFMNGPTSKRYLALVAGRTPTEGTLDSPVPVRGRDYAATTRFRCLAGNGNLSLLELQLLTGRRHQLRRQLADAGHPIAGDERYRGGALPGLGRLFLHCRQLVVANPFGEEPLVAELALPGDLAQLLDRLGLQLPPPLGAGGPTILL
- the ftsY gene encoding signal recognition particle-docking protein FtsY, giving the protein MLSLDRILGPLQGLLAAIGVAEANRPLVALVLLYVVAVLLVVGLLLVVWRLRRRVTPDAGSAQPPVAAPPATEAPEAAPEEEAAGEPSGATEPTRAATAEEIAPLAPAPAPELTLFERMRAGLAKTQASVVGRLDTLLRGREVIDADLFEELEEILVTADFGVRTSQELIAAIESRISREGKGDPSQVRQFLREEIRSRLFPKAKLAAPSSPPQVIMLVGVNGVGKTTTIGKLARQYADQGKKVVLGAGDTFRAAAAEQLAIWGERSGVDVIRHAEGSDPAAVAFDAAKAALARQADVLLLDTAGRLHTKVNLMEELKKIRRVLAREIPGAPHETLLVLDATTGQNALSQARLFRDAVEVTGLVLSKLDGTAKGGIVVAIGAELGLPVQFVGIGEGVEDLRPFDPDLFVEALFPAEERP
- a CDS encoding 5-formyltetrahydrofolate cyclo-ligase; its protein translation is MPKTSIRQTVLNRRRLLAAEVCLAGSLQVQQRLLARPEFSAAESVALYSAVAGEVFTDLVFDVARQQGKSVVFPRVCSAGLEFYRVEGRDMLAPGAFGVLEPAAGAVVPLAAIDLAVIPGVAFDLLGHRLGYGKGYYDRTFCTATERPLLVGFAFDLQVVGQLPREGHDVRLDLLVTETRVIDFRQ
- a CDS encoding roadblock/LC7 domain-containing protein — encoded protein: MPFKSLLGKLVDSVPGAQGAIIVDWEGEAVDHVSRIDEYELKILGAHKGVILEHLRSAVARLEGADLEEIIVSTARVETLIMPVTREYFLVLTVARGDALGRALFEMRRCVVQLRREID
- a CDS encoding cell division protein ZapA; amino-acid sequence: MKQSVQVTILGQQYTLRSESDPAEVRQIAEFVDRRVAEVQSAARTADSYTAVVLALLNVAGELFAARRQAPAGGDEGAEERLQKLLARIEAACAAPPPVKPGS
- the zapB gene encoding cell division protein ZapB, whose translation is MDLTVIVRLEEKVDQLLDELQTLQEENLRLRERQARLEEERQVFRRELDLVLGKLPAKERRAP
- the smc gene encoding chromosome segregation protein SMC encodes the protein MKIKRVEIIGFKSFVDRVSLDFQAGVAGIVGPNGCGKSNIVDAIRWVMGEQNAKNLRGRAMEDVIFGGSESRKPHGMAEVSMTFANEDGIGPPAFRDYAEIMVTRRLYRNGDSEYLINKTPCRLLDISELFMDTGVGARTYSIIEQGKIGQILSAKPEDRRSLIEEAAGVTKFKSRKKAALRKIDATRQNLVRLSDIIAEVRRQTSSLKRQARKAERFREYREELRGIETRFAAGRYRQLQAALAADGSREVALQQRLAALEAQQQGEELALDEARLQQLAREKELAAVQERVFHLSSELQKTESRIELADNQIRNQTLQHERLAGELADVARRLEELDQEEATLRGSQGQLGADLAREAGRLQLAEQDLARSVAEENERQQLLEEARAALYRLLTDLTRYSSQQEDAERRLAGLDQRSGRSRAEVIGVREQMEEIRRQCEALEGSLDSFRQRREALLAEREECREALLAQRRRSEENEATLLVRREEHNRARSRLESLQQLEQNLEGYGRGVRLVLGDDELRQSFAGMVADALEVAAGYEAAVEAVLGERLQTILAPRTTEVAAAFDRLRAADSRCSFLLPGFSPAATGAVPGGQPLDSLVTLRPDFAPLVGSLLQGIWVVPDLEPFLHGGLPEGTTLVTAAGEVLTARGELTGGARTALDQGLLHKKREMKELAGQVAAFSRQVEGLQRERDDLRQAMTASDEQLRELEAALHRKELKLVDSEKDLVRLRGELDRFEERLEVLSLEEAQLHEEHEELQRLLGTAAQGRLELEAGKLAAEERVGRLQEELLALRRQSEAAREQVTALKMTVVSLREREEGSRSGIERLARLRSELQGRRALILARQGEGEQEQQTLRETIERARIELDLLYQRREEEKEGLDQRRDGFEEFGAGILLREEELRALRGRVSQARDELGGLQLAGRELQLEAEHLRQTILDRYRVDLGTLPPAEPQGEDVAAGERRLEELRRLIDEMGEVNLTAIEEYEELEERHLFLTTQQEDLRESLNGLQTAIARINRTTRKRFRETFDQVNAKFREVFPRLFRGGQAELRLTDEEDLLETGIDIVVQPPGKKLQNVSLLSGGEKALTAVALIFSIFLIKPSPFCILDEVDAPLDDANIGRFNELVGEMAGMSQFIIITHNKRTMEIADSLYGVTMEEPGVSKLVSVRINEF